One Gossypium hirsutum isolate 1008001.06 chromosome A11, Gossypium_hirsutum_v2.1, whole genome shotgun sequence genomic window carries:
- the LOC121209838 gene encoding histone-lysine N-methyltransferase SUVR3, whose protein sequence is MLPPSPKKSPQKELGLSHAFLQCADLILPWLTPQELANVSLTCTTLHRAAQSITLYRSLDASRSFENFPIPFHNTVDQYPYAYFFYTPSQIIPSSSFSLNRQFWGPNSPQTLVLPESGLLDAEMGCALDSMDPLGGSWVSVMDESGCECERCEKVSEDNVIGCPCMELEGEEGMGIRSECGPSCGCRLECGNRLSQRGIQVQLNIVKDVRKGWGLYAAQWIQHGQFICEYSGELLTTKEARRRQQIYDKLASDDHFSSALLVVREHLPSLNACLRINMDATRAGNVARFINHSCDGGNLSTVLVRSSGALLPRLCFFASKDIKEGEELTFSYGEIRVQPRGSKCFCGSFSCFGTLPSEHT, encoded by the exons ATGTTGCCGCCATCACCCAAAAAATCCCCCCAAAAGGAACTAGGCTTGAGCCATGCTTTCTTGCAATGCGCAGACCTTATCCTTCCATGGCTAACCCCTCAAGAACTGGCTAATGTCTCCCTCACCTGCACAACCCTTCACCGAGCAGCCCAGTCCATCACTCTCTACCGCTCCCTTGACGCTTCAAGATCCTTTGAAAACTTTCCCATCCCATTTCACAACACCGTCGATCAATACCCTTATGCCTATTTCTTCTATACCCCTTCTCAAATAatcccttcttcttctttttctttaaacCGCCAATTTTGGGGACCCAACTCGCCGCAAACTCTGGTCCTTCCCGAGTCGGGCTTGTTGGATGCTGAAATGGGTTGTGCTCTTGACTCAATGGATCCACTCGGGGGGAGCTGGGTGAGTGTGATGGACGAGTCAGGGTGTGAGTGTGAGAGGTGTGAAAAAGTGAGCGAAGACAATGTGATTGGATGCCCGTGCATGGAATTGGAAGGGGAGGAGGGGATGGGGATAAGGAGTGAGTGTGGACCGAGTTGCGGCTGCCGTTTGGAGTGTGGGAATCGGTTAAGTCAGAGAGGAATACAGGTTCAATTGAATATTGTGAAGGATGTAAGAAAAGGGTGGGGATTATATGCTGCTCAGTGGATTCAGCATGGCCAGTTCATCTGTGAGTATTCAG GTGAGCTGTTAACAACCAAAGAAGCTAGGAGGAGGCAACAAATCTACGATAAACTTGCTTCAGATGACCACTTTTCGTCTGCTCTTCTTGTTGTTAGGGAACATCTTCCATCTCTGAATGCATGCTTGCGAATTAACATGGATGCCACAAGAGCTGGAAATGTTGCTCGCTTCATTAACCATTCATGTGACGGTGGTAATCTATCAACAGTACTAGTAAGAAGTTCAGGAGCTCTTTTGCCTCGTCTTTGTTTCTTTGCTTCGAAAGACATAAAAGAAGGTGAAGAGCTCACTTTTAGCTACGGCGAAATTAGGGTTCAGCCTAGGGGCTCAAAATGTTTTTGCGGTAGCTTTTCTTGTTTCGGAACATTACCTTCAGAACATACTTGA